The following coding sequences are from one Rhineura floridana isolate rRhiFlo1 chromosome 2, rRhiFlo1.hap2, whole genome shotgun sequence window:
- the LOC133378232 gene encoding olfactory receptor 5M5-like: MAERNHTIVPDFILLGFTYRRELQLPLFILFLVIYIITLVGNLGMITLIKMDSKLHTPMFFFLSSLSFVDICYSSNVTPRMLANVVADYKVISFTGCLIQCFLFIALVLTESFILAIMAYNRYVAICNPLLYATKMSREMCVWLVAVPSAYSFLDAMIQTIFTFRLTYCGSKVINHFYCADPPLLKLSCSDTHVKLTLMLISASFNLISSLIIILTSYIFIFFTILKIRTAGARYKAFSTCGSHLTAVTLFYGTLFVMYIRPPSSLSLERGKIVSVFYVVVIPMLNPLIYSLRNEEVKGALKRLIHRKVLLH, encoded by the coding sequence atggCTGAAAGAAACCACACAATTGTGCCTGACTTCATTCTTTTGGGGTTCACGTATCGTAGAGAGCTGCAGCTTCCTCTCTTCATATTGTTCTTAGTGATCTATATTATTACTCTGGTGGGGAATCTGGGGATGATCACATTAATCAAGATGGACTCCAAACTCCACACTCccatgttcttcttcctcagcagCTTGTCCTTTGTAGACATTTGCTATTCCTCCAATGTCACACCACGGATGCTGGCAAATGTAGTAGCAGACTATAAAGTCATTTCCTTTACTGGATGCTTGATACAGTGTTTTCTCTTCATTGCACTGGTGCTCACAGAGTCTTTCATCCTGGCCATCATGGCATACAATAGGTACGTAGCTATCTGTAATCCATTGCTGTATGCAACAAAAATGTCACGGGAGATGTGTGTCTGGCTGGTGGCAGTGCCTTCTGCATACAGTTTCCTAGATGCCATGATACAGACCATATTCACCTTCCGCCTGACCTACTGTGGCTCCAAGGTTATCAATCACTTTTACTGTGCTGACCCACCtctcctgaagctttcctgctctgACACCCATGTGAAACTCACCCTAATGTTGATCTCTGCCAGTTTCAACCTCATCAGCTCCCTGATTATAATTCTAACCTCCTACATTTTCATCTTCTTCACCATCCTGAAAATCCGCACTGCTGGGGCGAGGTACAAAGCTTTCTCCACATGTGGCTCACACCTGACAGCTGTCACCCTCTTCTATGGTACACTTTTTGTAATGTACATCAGGCCACCTTCTAGCCTGTCCCTAGAACGGGGCAAAATAGTCTCTGTGTTCTATGTGGTAGTGATCCCGATGTTGAATCCATTGATCTACAGCCTAAGGAATGAAGAGGTCAAGGGTGCCCTGAAGAGATTAATACATAGAAAAGTATTATTGCATTAG
- the LOC133377945 gene encoding olfactory receptor 5M11-like, which produces MMCPKKMVKGNHTSVPEFVLLGFADYPKLQIPLFVLFLLVYIITLVGNLGMITLIKLDSQLHTPMYFFLSNLSFVDICYSSSVTPQMLANLVAGYKDISFTGCLTQCYLFIALGLTESFILTVMAYDRYVAICNPLLYETKMSWEMCVWLVAVPSAYSFLDAMIQTIFTFRLTYCGSKVINHFYCADPPLLKLSCSDTHVKLTLMLISASFNLISFLAIILISYIFILTTILRMPSTEGRYKAFSTCGFHLAAVTLFYGTIFVMYIRRPSSLSLEQGKIVSVFYVVVIPMLNPLIYSLRNKEVKGAMKRLLGTFLTNIHLKG; this is translated from the exons atgatgtgtccaaa aaaaatGGTTAAAGGGAATCACACGTCAGTACCTGAATTTGTTCTCTTGGGATTTGCAGATTATCCAAAACTGCAGATTCCACTCTTTGTTTTGTTCCTGCTGGTCTACATTATTACTCTTGTGGGCAATCTGGGAATGATCACATTAATCAAGTTGGATTCCCAACtccacactcccatgtacttctTCCTCAGCAACTTATCCTTTGTAGACATTTGCTATTCCTCCAGTGTCACACCACAGATGCTGGCAAATTTAGTAGCAGGCTATAAAGACATTTCCTTTACCGGATGCTTGACACAGTGTTATCTCTTTATTGCTCTGGGTCTCACAGAGTCCTTCATcctgacagtcatggcttatgATAGGTATGTAGCCATCTGTAATCCATTGCTGTATGAAACAAAAATGTCATGGGAGATGTGTGTCTGGCTGGTGGCAGTGCCTTCTGCATACAGTTTCCTAGATGCCATGATACAGACCATATTCACCTTCCGCCTGACCTACTGTGGCTCCAAGGTTATCAATCACTTTTACTGTGCTGACCCACCtctcctgaagctttcctgctctgACACCCATGTGAAACTCACCCTAATGTTGATCTCTGCCAGTTTCaaccttatcagcttcctggctATTATTCTAATCTCTTATATTTTTATTCTCACGACGATCCTGAGAATGCCCTCCACTGAAGGTAGATACAAAGCTTTCTCCACATGTGGATTCCACCTGGCAGCTGTCACCCTCTTCTATGGAACAATTTTTGTCATGTACATCAGGCGTCCTTCTAGCCTGTCTCTAGAACAGGGCAAAATAGTTTCTGTGTTCTATGTAGTGGTGATCCCCATGCTGAATCCATTGATCTACAGCCTAAGAAACAAGGAAGTCAAGGGTGCCATGAAGAGGCTGTTAGGAACGTTTTTAACTAATATACATCTCAAAGGATAA
- the LOC133376805 gene encoding olfactory receptor 5G9-like, with protein MSEENATTVIKEFVFVGLTSNPTLQAILFFMFLAIYMTTLVENLGMIALIRASPRLHTPMYFFLSSLSFLDVCFSSAFAPKALVDFLAEKKSISFIGCAMQMYFWVALGSAECFLLAAMAYDRYVAICKPLLYPVLMSPRVCFLLVVGSYILGLLHSLLHTIFTFRLSFYRTNVINHFFCDITALLAISSSDIYINELLIFYVVGLIEIINILSVVVSYTYILTNIVMRIGSAAGRLKAFSTCTSHLTVVAIFHGAILILHFRPNVSSGTFVQDVNDKVLSVFYTIIIPLLNPLIYSLRNKEVKGALGGFWRKVLTK; from the coding sequence ATGTCTGAAGAAAACGCCACCACTGTGATCAAGGAGTTTGTATTTGTAGGATTAACAAGCAACCCTACACTACAGGCCATTCTCTTTTTCATGTTCCTGGCTATTTATATGACCACCTTGGTTGAAAATCTAGGAATGATTGCCTTAATAAGGGCCAGTCCCCGCCTCCATACCCCAATGTACTTCTTTCTCAGCAGCCTGTCTTTCCTGGATGTATGcttctcttctgcatttgctccaAAGGCATTAGTGGATTTTCTAGCAGAGAAAAAGTCCATTTCCTTTATTGGGTGTGCAATGCAAATGTATTTTTGGGTAGCTCTGGGGAGTGCAGAGTGCTTTCTCTTGGCTGCAATGGCATATGATCGTTATGTGGCTATCTGTAAACCACTGCTGTACCCAGTCCTCATGTCTCCTAGAGTCTGCTTTCTTTTGGTGGTGGGGTCGTATATTCTTGGGCTTCTACATTCTCTCCTTCATACAATTTTTACCTTCAGACTGTCATTCTATAGGACTAATGTGATCAACCATTTTTTCTGTGACATCACTGCACTTTTAGCTATTTCCTCTTCTGATATCTACATCAATGAACTGCTGATCTTTTACGTGGTTGGTCTTATAGAAATAATCAATATCCTGAGTGTCGTGGTTTCTTATACCTATATTCTTACCAACATTGTGATGAGGATCGGCTCAGCTGCAGGGAGGCTCAAGGCCTTCTCCACTTGCACCTCACACCTCACTGTGGTTGCCATCTTCCATGGGGCCATTCTCATTTTGCACTTCCGACCAAACGTGAGCAGTGGAACCTTTGTTCAAGATGTAAATGACAAAGTACTTTCAGTGTTCTACACAATTATCATCCCTTTGCTGAACCCTTTGATTTACAGCCTGAGAAACAAGGAAGTAAAGGGTGCCCTGGGAGGTTTTTGGAGGAAGGTTTTGACAAAATAA